CTACTTGTTGCACCcaaatatgtataaatataaatagatatatatatatatatcatctagGATGTCATTTTATACATTCCTACCACATGTCATTTTTCTCCTAAGTGAAGTATTTATACAAGCATGTCCATTCTCAAAAAGAGAATATTGCTTGTAACAGTCACATCACAAAAGTTCAGAACTTCGTGAAATgaacatattaaacatatacaTATTTCCTTTTAGCTAAAAATAATAAGATAGCCTACTTGTTTATGACCGATGTACAAGCAACTCCATCTTTCCTCTTCCCGTTACAAACTCCATAATCAACTGAAGTACCAATCTTCAACACTTGTTTAGGCGAGTACAGACTCAAAGAGAAACCCTGACCCAGCaagcataataaacaagcacAGAAAATGCTGACATTATGAAACGTTTATAAGAGAAACAAAAAAACATACATATCAGCATACAATCTTATACCATAGAATCTTTGCGCACAGTACAGTTAAATAGAGCGAACACCGTCCCAGCTTGCTCTTTACTGAGTTTTATGTAAGCATCACCAAACAAGAATAATGAAACAGTAGTTTCATCCAAACACCCAATTTTCCATATACAGTAGCTCTTCCCTGTAGAGCTAGTCCTTGGATTTCCCTTCTCAGCCAATACTCCAACTGTTGCCCAACACCCAGAAAGAGTATCCCCTATCAACAAATTCCTACAAAAACCCCGATTTGTCAAGTCAAAACACCCAAATTTTCTTCCCTTTTCTATATATTTTTGGATAAGGAGTTAAAGAGCATAAATGACAGTATTGAAAATGCAAACATATCTATTACACACTTTATAGTTGATAACCGAACGAAACGAATGTCTGAGAAATGGTTCCTAAGCTCGGTAGGAGTCACCAACTCATTCCTGAACAATTAAAGAGGCATGATTAAAAAGGGCTGTAGTGTTATCTTGATTTGGAGTAGccaagaagaaagaaaaaaccatGAAATGCACCTAATTCGTAAACCCGAAAACCTCTCAACCCCGGGTTCATTGGAATACTTAGTCTGGGTCGATTTGGAAGCCTTTTGTACTGGGTTGGGTTCATAATCAAGACAATCTAGAACAGCTTCCCTAAAGACGGACATGTCCGGCTGCCCTTTTCTGCTTCTGCTCGGGGATCCCTCATCTGAAGTATactctgaaaaataaataaagaatccCACATCAGTATCCATGAAAAGAAAACGAGAATAACCAATTGTTCAAGtagattgaaaaaataaataaataataacaaaagTTGGAAAACGGTACCAGGGGAATGGGGGCGAGAAGGAGAAGCAGGGGGAGTTTCCAAAACGCGGTCttgaagagaaagaagaaggtcGAGATCATCTTGGCGATTTGACATGGTGATGGTGCAACAATGGAGTCGGAGTTTCGAGTTTAGATTTTCTGGGATGAAATCTCTGTGATTGGGTTGGGACTTGGCTGCTTTGGAGTTGGAATTTGGAGGGAGACTAATTTTTATTTTGGAGGGAACAAATTTCTGGATTTCAGATTACACGACGTCGTTTACAACAATGTATTTACTTTCAGCTTGTACTTTTACCAttgcaaaaataataattaaaaaaaaaacttataatttaCAATGACATTTTGTTGAGTAATGACaatatatattttctaatatcattttacaaaataaattttaatctatctttttttttctcttctcaaaATTACAGATTTCTAATGGCATTTTTACATTGTATTAATTTAATATCTATTATCGTGACAAAATAAAATAAGACGTCATATAGTtggataaaataaaaataaaggaacaaaaataggaaaaaaaataaaagtagaataaaaattaatataaataaaaaaaattgataaaatcttttattaaaattatatttccTTTCATTTTCAAATAGAATAATCATTCcacaaaataatgaaaaaattatTCTGTTTAAGAAATGCAATCCGGAATGGAATGAAAAATTGATTAATTTTCCTTTCTATTACCCCATTAAATATCAGTTATTATATACAATTTCTTATTTGGAAGATCTCAAGGTGCTTGGTCAGTGTTGAATTTGCTGGTATGAAAAATAACCGCTAAATACTAGAGGAATTTACCTCAataactttttctattttttttcttttatacatTGTATATGCTTTTTTTCCCTTTTaattgttttgattttttttcttttttacagtTTGGCGTGCATTTGGAGTGAAAGTAGTCGTCTGATGTGTTTGTCAAAGGTCTAATTGAAGTATATGTCTATAAACGGGCAAAAAAAAATGGATATTAgcgatataaatatataagttcatgtttttgttgcacttaaatacctaatttatttttttacggcataaatacttaatatttattttttgttgcaaCCGTTACTTTTTCTCGTTAAATAACAAATACCAACCTTTTTAAATATGGATATTGACAGTATAAATACCTAAGTTTATGTAACTGTttcacttaaatacctaacttt
The genomic region above belongs to Humulus lupulus chromosome 1, drHumLupu1.1, whole genome shotgun sequence and contains:
- the LOC133788344 gene encoding uncharacterized protein LOC133788344, with amino-acid sequence MSNRQDDLDLLLSLQDRVLETPPASPSRPHSPEYTSDEGSPSRSRKGQPDMSVFREAVLDCLDYEPNPVQKASKSTQTKYSNEPGVERFSGLRIRNELVTPTELRNHFSDIRFVRLSTIKNLLIGDTLSGCWATVGVLAEKGNPRTSSTGKSYCIWKIGCLDETTVSLFLFGDAYIKLSKEQAGTVFALFNCTVRKDSMGFSLSLYSPKQVLKIGTSVDYGVCNGKRKDGVACTSVINKRRGKYCKFHKSKESQKYTTMRSELKGGNIRTAFRDPLRSEGVYMVDPLADKTNLRKSKQPMKLLSVEGLKKALSNAGKVTTNSYSQGIRFLAEITGKAGSNNTKKESTMQNQDNSFQKRKSSSLNTDSSEVIRNQQLNAKRNKTGKEQTSTDKTKQGTGKMIELDFVSSDEEI